One window of the Streptomyces asoensis genome contains the following:
- a CDS encoding acyl-CoA dehydrogenase family protein: protein MLDFTIDPDFQARLDWAAAFVREEVEPLDLLFPHGGDPYDTRNEKARAILRPLQQRVREQGLWACHLGPELGGPGYGQVRLALLNEILGRSYWAPTVFGTAAPDTGNAEILALFGTEEQKARYLRPLLDGEIVSTFSMTEPQAGADPKEFVCHARRDGEEWVIDGEKWFSSNARYAAFLIVMAVTDPDAPPHARMSMFIVPAETPGIEIKRNVGTMDERGSLDEGIHAYLRYHQVRVPLDAMLGGPGEGFKVAQARLGGGRVHHAMRTVGKCARAFDMMCERALSRRTQGTLLAEKQAVQQLIADSWVELHQFRLLVLHTAWIIDNRPHGAARTQIAMCKVQTAKVLHDIVQRAVHLHGSLGTTDELPLAKWWMAVPNLALADGPTEVHRTTIAKQLLKGHRPAEGLFPSEHLPPKREAARKRYAHIIGDDSLSGRVDG, encoded by the coding sequence ATGCTGGATTTCACGATCGACCCTGACTTCCAGGCCCGGCTGGACTGGGCGGCGGCCTTCGTGCGTGAGGAGGTCGAGCCGCTGGACCTTCTGTTCCCGCACGGCGGCGACCCGTACGACACCCGCAACGAGAAGGCCCGCGCGATCCTGAGGCCGCTACAACAGCGGGTCCGGGAACAGGGCCTGTGGGCCTGTCACCTGGGCCCCGAACTGGGCGGCCCCGGCTACGGCCAGGTGCGGCTCGCCCTCCTCAACGAGATCCTCGGCCGCTCCTACTGGGCCCCGACGGTGTTCGGCACCGCCGCCCCGGACACCGGCAACGCCGAGATCCTCGCCCTGTTCGGCACCGAGGAGCAGAAGGCCCGCTATCTGCGGCCGCTGCTCGACGGGGAGATCGTCTCCACCTTCTCGATGACCGAACCACAGGCGGGCGCCGACCCCAAGGAGTTCGTCTGCCACGCCCGGCGGGACGGCGAGGAGTGGGTGATCGACGGGGAGAAGTGGTTCTCCTCCAACGCCCGGTACGCGGCCTTCCTCATCGTCATGGCCGTCACCGACCCGGACGCGCCGCCGCACGCCCGGATGTCGATGTTCATCGTGCCGGCCGAGACACCCGGCATCGAGATCAAGCGGAACGTCGGCACGATGGACGAGCGCGGCTCCCTCGACGAGGGCATCCACGCCTATCTCCGCTACCACCAGGTCCGTGTCCCGCTCGACGCCATGCTCGGCGGCCCCGGCGAGGGATTCAAGGTCGCCCAGGCCCGCCTCGGCGGCGGCCGTGTGCACCACGCGATGCGCACGGTGGGCAAGTGCGCGCGCGCCTTCGACATGATGTGCGAGCGGGCGCTGTCCCGCCGCACCCAGGGGACCCTGCTCGCCGAGAAGCAGGCGGTCCAGCAGTTGATCGCGGACTCCTGGGTGGAGCTGCACCAGTTCCGGCTGCTCGTCCTGCACACCGCCTGGATCATCGACAACCGGCCGCACGGCGCCGCCCGCACCCAGATCGCCATGTGCAAGGTCCAGACGGCCAAGGTGCTGCACGACATCGTCCAGCGGGCGGTGCATCTGCACGGGTCGCTCGGCACCACCGACGAACTCCCGCTCGCGAAGTGGTGGATGGCCGTGCCGAACCTCGCGCTCGCCGACGGCCCGACCGAGGTGCACCGCACCACCATCGCCAAGCAGCTGCTGAAGGGCCACCGGCCGGCCGAGGGGCTGTTCCCCAGCGAACACCTTCCGCCGAAGCGGGAGGCCGCCCGCAAGCGGTACGCGCACATCATCGGCGACGACAGTCTCAGCGGCCGGGTGGACGGATGA
- a CDS encoding class I adenylate-forming enzyme family protein — protein MNISMLSDMAAEGFGDRVVIGRADDGLTARRLRELAVGGAHLVRAADADAIVYLAANGPALPVALFAAARAGVPLVPVNYRLGEAQLDALLANHPRALGIADPEHGEALRRAGLPAHSPAEWLARAARNPGRPAAADDPPQPVSPQPVSPHSASPQPASPQSAPPAVLIYTSGTTSAPKGVLLRHHHLVSYVLGTVEFAGADPDAAALVSVPPYHIAAVSSVLTNLYAGRRTLTLEQFTPDGWLGLVREQRITHAMVVPTMLARIMDTRGLDRSVPSLRALAYGGARMPVRVVETALRVWPHVDFVNAYGLTETSSTITVLGPREHRTAVASDDPVVRARLGSAGLPVPGVELEVRDASGAVAAPGGTGQIWVRGEQVSGEYAGQGTAVDERGFFHTRDQGRVDRDGYLHIEGRADDTIIRGAENIAPAEIEDVLLDHPDVLDAVVVGVPDEEWGQRIEAVVVLRDGVATDADALRAQVRGMLRGSKTPDRITRWPELPRTATGKLVRRDIVEALAADRRTPPGGRRPTGTRP, from the coding sequence ATGAACATATCGATGCTGTCGGACATGGCCGCCGAGGGGTTCGGCGACCGGGTCGTCATCGGGCGCGCGGACGACGGGCTGACCGCCCGGCGGTTGCGCGAACTGGCCGTGGGCGGGGCGCACTTGGTGCGCGCGGCCGACGCCGACGCGATCGTGTACCTCGCGGCGAACGGTCCGGCCCTCCCGGTCGCCCTGTTCGCGGCGGCCCGCGCCGGAGTCCCCCTGGTGCCGGTCAACTACCGCTTGGGCGAAGCCCAGCTCGACGCCCTGCTGGCCAACCACCCCCGCGCGCTGGGCATCGCCGACCCGGAGCACGGCGAGGCGCTGCGACGCGCCGGGCTGCCGGCGCACAGCCCGGCCGAGTGGCTCGCCCGGGCCGCGCGGAACCCCGGCCGCCCCGCCGCCGCCGACGATCCGCCCCAGCCCGTATCACCCCAGCCCGTATCACCCCATTCCGCCTCGCCGCAGCCCGCCTCGCCTCAGTCCGCACCGCCCGCCGTCCTCATCTACACGAGCGGGACGACCTCCGCGCCCAAGGGGGTGCTGTTGCGCCACCACCACCTGGTGTCGTACGTGCTGGGCACGGTGGAGTTCGCCGGAGCCGACCCCGACGCGGCGGCACTGGTGAGCGTCCCGCCGTACCACATCGCCGCCGTGTCCAGTGTGCTGACGAACCTGTACGCGGGGCGCCGGACCCTGACCCTGGAGCAGTTCACGCCGGACGGCTGGCTCGGCCTGGTACGGGAGCAGCGGATCACCCACGCGATGGTGGTACCGACGATGCTCGCCCGCATCATGGACACCCGCGGTCTCGACCGGTCGGTGCCCTCGCTGCGCGCCCTCGCCTACGGCGGAGCCCGGATGCCGGTGCGGGTCGTCGAGACCGCGCTGCGCGTCTGGCCGCACGTGGACTTCGTCAACGCCTACGGGCTCACGGAGACCTCGTCCACGATCACGGTCCTGGGGCCGCGGGAGCACCGGACGGCCGTGGCGAGCGACGACCCGGTGGTGCGGGCCCGGCTGGGCTCGGCCGGGCTGCCGGTGCCGGGTGTCGAACTGGAGGTCCGCGACGCGTCCGGCGCGGTCGCGGCCCCCGGCGGGACCGGGCAGATCTGGGTGCGTGGCGAGCAGGTGTCGGGCGAGTACGCGGGGCAGGGCACCGCGGTCGACGAGCGGGGCTTCTTCCACACCCGTGACCAGGGCCGTGTCGACCGGGACGGCTATCTCCACATCGAGGGCAGGGCCGACGACACGATCATCCGCGGTGCGGAGAACATCGCGCCCGCCGAGATCGAGGACGTCCTGCTGGACCACCCGGACGTGCTCGACGCGGTCGTCGTCGGCGTCCCGGACGAGGAGTGGGGCCAGCGGATCGAGGCGGTGGTCGTCCTGCGCGACGGGGTGGCGACCGACGCGGACGCCCTGCGCGCACAGGTGCGCGGCATGCTGCGCGGCTCGAAGACGCCGGACCGCATCACCCGCTGGCCCGAACTGCCGCGCACCGCGACCGGCAAGCTCGTACGCCGCGACATCGTCGAGGCGCTGGCCGCCGACCGCCGAACACCGCCGGGCGGCCGTCGGCCGACAGGGACGAGACCATGA
- a CDS encoding acyl-CoA dehydrogenase family protein, producing MAPTFTSTSHPTSDPTSLLTFTEEHEELRSTLRRFLADKAPSEAVRRAMGSAQGHDPALWRQMAGQLGLHGLALPQEYGGFGGGPVELGIVLEELGRVLLPSPYFATVALAGQALAVSGDDSAKARWLPAIADGSLTGTLALAEESGSWNVADVAAEAVHGDDAWRVFGTKMFVVDGHSADLVLVVARADPGPALFAVDGAAPGVTRTRLETLDPTRRLARIDLDGAPALRVGPPGDATGYLRRVLDLAAVALAAEQVGGARACLDAAVEYAGTRVQFGRPIGSFQAVKHKCADMLLKVEAARSAAYHALSVAAGTPGGPPLPATAGRPDGLSVSAAIAAAYCADAFTHAAKENIQIHGGIGYTWEHDAHLHLKRAKSSEQLFGGPAMHRRRLADLVGISVTTATEG from the coding sequence GTGGCACCGACCTTCACCTCCACCTCCCACCCCACCTCCGACCCCACCTCCCTCCTCACCTTCACCGAGGAGCACGAAGAGCTCCGTTCGACCCTGCGCCGCTTCCTCGCGGACAAGGCGCCGAGCGAGGCGGTACGCCGGGCGATGGGGTCCGCGCAGGGCCACGATCCGGCGCTCTGGCGGCAGATGGCGGGCCAACTGGGCCTGCACGGACTGGCGTTGCCGCAGGAGTACGGCGGCTTCGGCGGTGGCCCCGTGGAGCTGGGGATCGTCCTCGAGGAACTCGGCCGGGTCCTGCTGCCCTCGCCGTACTTCGCCACCGTGGCCCTCGCCGGACAGGCCCTCGCCGTGTCAGGCGACGACTCGGCGAAGGCACGCTGGCTGCCCGCGATCGCCGACGGCTCGCTGACCGGCACGCTGGCGCTGGCCGAGGAGAGCGGATCGTGGAACGTCGCGGACGTGGCGGCCGAGGCCGTGCACGGCGACGACGCCTGGCGGGTCTTCGGCACGAAGATGTTCGTCGTCGACGGGCACAGCGCCGACCTGGTCCTGGTCGTGGCCCGCGCGGACCCGGGCCCCGCGCTGTTCGCCGTCGACGGTGCCGCGCCCGGAGTGACCCGCACCCGCCTGGAGACGCTCGACCCGACGCGACGCCTGGCGCGGATCGACCTCGACGGGGCCCCGGCGCTGCGGGTCGGCCCGCCGGGCGACGCCACCGGGTATCTGCGCAGAGTGCTCGACCTCGCGGCCGTGGCACTGGCCGCCGAGCAGGTCGGCGGGGCGCGGGCCTGTCTGGACGCGGCGGTGGAGTACGCCGGGACGCGGGTGCAGTTCGGCCGCCCCATCGGGTCGTTCCAGGCGGTCAAGCACAAGTGCGCCGACATGCTGCTCAAGGTCGAGGCCGCGCGGTCGGCGGCGTACCACGCGCTGTCCGTGGCCGCCGGGACACCGGGCGGGCCGCCGCTGCCGGCGACGGCCGGGCGACCGGACGGACTGTCCGTGTCCGCCGCGATCGCCGCCGCCTACTGCGCGGACGCCTTCACCCACGCGGCCAAGGAGAACATCCAGATCCACGGCGGCATCGGCTACACGTGGGAGCACGACGCACACCTCCACCTGAAGCGCGCGAAGTCGTCCGAGCAGCTCTTCGGCGGCCCCGCCATGCACCGCAGACGGCTGGCCGACCTGGTCGGCATCTCCGTGACCACGGCGACGGAAGGCTGA
- a CDS encoding CaiB/BaiF CoA transferase family protein — protein sequence MQRPMEGVRVLEVAQFTFVPAAGAVLADWGADVIKIEHAERGDAQRGLVRVLGYEAASEGSSFFPIMEGPNRGKRSVGLALEKPSARRVLEELIRTSDVFLTNFLPEARAKLRIDVADVRAINPDIVYVRGSGFGTRGDEAGKGGYDSTAFWARGGSAAGVTPPGADRMTRMPAGAYGDSMGGMTLAGGIAAALYSRATTGEPSVVDVSLVGVGAWATQFTVNLALMTGGPLPVNTPPRHGSATNPLIGAYRTADGRWIELSMLQPGRYWAEFCKLAGREELSGDERFDSTEKLMANAAEAAGIVADIVAARPFAEWAGILSRGEGQWAAVQNAWEVGQDPALRANGLIAPVVDADGVDRELVASPVQFDETPAGLTRAPQFAEHTDEVLRSLGLTEDELIALKIDGAAT from the coding sequence ATGCAGAGGCCGATGGAGGGCGTGCGGGTGCTCGAAGTCGCGCAGTTCACCTTCGTCCCGGCGGCGGGTGCCGTGCTCGCCGACTGGGGCGCCGACGTGATCAAGATCGAGCACGCCGAGCGCGGCGACGCCCAGCGCGGTCTTGTCCGGGTACTCGGTTACGAGGCCGCCAGCGAGGGGTCGTCGTTCTTCCCGATCATGGAGGGGCCCAACCGCGGGAAACGCAGCGTCGGCCTCGCTCTGGAGAAGCCGTCCGCGCGTCGCGTGCTGGAGGAACTGATCCGCACCAGCGACGTGTTCCTCACGAACTTCCTGCCCGAGGCACGGGCGAAGCTGCGGATCGACGTGGCGGACGTGCGGGCGATCAACCCCGACATCGTCTACGTCCGCGGCAGCGGCTTCGGTACCCGGGGGGACGAGGCCGGCAAGGGCGGCTACGACAGCACGGCCTTCTGGGCCCGCGGCGGAAGCGCCGCCGGTGTCACCCCGCCCGGCGCGGACCGGATGACCAGGATGCCCGCGGGCGCCTACGGCGACTCGATGGGCGGTATGACGCTGGCCGGAGGCATCGCCGCCGCCCTCTACTCCCGGGCCACGACCGGTGAACCGTCCGTCGTGGACGTGTCGTTGGTCGGAGTCGGCGCCTGGGCGACCCAGTTCACGGTCAACCTCGCGCTGATGACCGGCGGCCCGCTTCCGGTGAACACCCCGCCCCGGCACGGCTCGGCCACCAACCCGCTGATCGGGGCCTATCGCACCGCGGACGGCCGCTGGATCGAACTGTCGATGCTTCAGCCCGGCCGGTACTGGGCGGAGTTCTGCAAGCTGGCCGGACGCGAGGAACTGAGCGGCGACGAACGCTTCGACAGCACCGAGAAGTTGATGGCCAACGCGGCCGAGGCCGCCGGGATCGTCGCCGACATCGTCGCGGCCCGCCCCTTCGCGGAGTGGGCCGGGATCCTCTCCCGCGGGGAGGGCCAGTGGGCGGCCGTGCAGAACGCCTGGGAGGTCGGCCAGGATCCCGCGCTGCGCGCCAACGGTCTGATCGCGCCCGTGGTGGACGCCGACGGGGTCGACCGTGAACTGGTCGCGAGCCCGGTCCAGTTCGACGAGACGCCGGCCGGCCTCACCCGGGCACCCCAGTTCGCGGAGCACACCGACGAGGTCCTGCGCTCGCTCGGCCTCACGGAGGACGAGCTGATCGCGCTCAAGATCGACGGTGCGGCGACATGA
- a CDS encoding phosphotransferase family protein produces the protein MTVIANSADASAELARRTAVAVRDWAPGATVESVEPLTGGTSSLTYVATLAGVPAGYERVVLKVAPPGLEPVRNRDVLRQARLMQLLAGVPGVRVPKVLFSDRGKPTARQPFVAMELVPGQCVEPVLVPRGTVPATQVRARALDAARMLAHLHRVDPKRTALAVEPVVTPGAEIDRWTRAFTTVPEDLRTGYEAVGERLRATTPAAMMPVFTHGDYRLGNTLCDADAVNAVIDWEIWSLGDPRVDITWLTFFTDEARHPASPSREPTGMPGKAELIDAYQEARGGPLPDLSWFEALTKYKESAATALLIKRGRKAGQLTDMHRRMQPALPVLLAEAMELLGRAD, from the coding sequence ATGACCGTCATCGCCAACAGTGCCGATGCGAGCGCGGAGTTGGCGCGGCGCACGGCTGTCGCGGTCCGTGACTGGGCGCCCGGGGCCACCGTGGAGTCGGTCGAGCCGCTCACCGGCGGCACGTCCAGCCTCACGTACGTGGCCACGCTTGCGGGTGTTCCTGCCGGATACGAACGCGTCGTCCTCAAAGTGGCCCCGCCCGGCCTCGAACCGGTCCGCAACCGGGACGTACTGCGCCAGGCGCGGCTGATGCAGCTGCTGGCGGGTGTGCCCGGGGTGCGGGTGCCGAAGGTGCTGTTCTCCGACCGGGGGAAGCCGACGGCTCGCCAGCCCTTCGTGGCCATGGAGCTCGTGCCCGGTCAGTGCGTGGAGCCGGTGCTCGTGCCCCGGGGAACCGTTCCCGCGACGCAGGTACGCGCCCGCGCCCTCGACGCGGCCCGGATGCTCGCGCACCTGCACCGGGTGGACCCCAAGCGGACCGCCCTGGCCGTGGAGCCCGTCGTCACCCCCGGCGCCGAGATCGACCGCTGGACCCGGGCGTTCACGACCGTGCCCGAGGATCTGCGCACCGGCTACGAGGCGGTCGGGGAGCGGCTGCGCGCCACGACGCCCGCCGCGATGATGCCGGTGTTCACCCACGGCGACTACCGGCTCGGCAACACCCTGTGCGACGCGGACGCGGTCAACGCCGTCATCGACTGGGAGATCTGGTCACTCGGCGATCCCCGGGTCGACATCACCTGGCTGACCTTCTTCACCGACGAGGCCCGCCACCCGGCGTCCCCCTCGCGGGAGCCGACCGGGATGCCGGGGAAGGCGGAGCTGATCGACGCCTACCAGGAGGCGCGGGGCGGGCCGCTGCCGGACCTGTCCTGGTTCGAGGCACTGACCAAGTACAAGGAGTCGGCCGCGACCGCCCTGTTGATCAAGCGCGGCCGGAAGGCGGGACAGCTGACCGACATGCACCGGCGCATGCAGCCGGCACTGCCGGTCCTTCTGGCCGAGGCGATGGAACTGCTCGGCCGAGCGGACTGA
- a CDS encoding enoyl-CoA hydratase/isomerase family protein, giving the protein MELKTVLFEVAGHVATVTLNRPEVMNGFNQQMLEDFAALWHTVRTDDDIRVVVLRGAGDRAFCTGMDVKEGIDRHANVWSQTDPGEYLSPKLNQVWKPLVCAVHGMAAGGAFYWLNEADIMICSQDATFFDPHVSYGLTAALEPIGLARRIPLGEALRIALLGLDERVSAARALQIGLVSEVLPGEELWDRADEIARLIAAKPPAAIQGTVRAIWESLDSTRTQALRTGLSYTQIGNPAGKAGVDRSAVPRGRWTLR; this is encoded by the coding sequence ATGGAACTCAAGACCGTCCTGTTCGAGGTGGCCGGCCACGTCGCCACGGTCACCCTCAACCGGCCCGAGGTCATGAACGGCTTCAACCAGCAGATGCTGGAGGACTTCGCCGCCCTCTGGCACACCGTCAGGACCGACGACGACATACGGGTCGTCGTGTTGCGCGGCGCCGGTGACCGGGCGTTCTGCACGGGCATGGACGTCAAGGAGGGGATCGACCGCCACGCCAACGTCTGGTCGCAGACCGATCCCGGGGAGTACCTCTCACCGAAGCTGAACCAGGTGTGGAAACCCCTGGTGTGCGCCGTGCACGGGATGGCCGCCGGCGGCGCCTTCTACTGGCTCAACGAGGCCGACATCATGATCTGTTCACAGGACGCCACGTTCTTCGACCCGCATGTCAGCTACGGACTCACCGCGGCCCTGGAACCGATCGGCCTCGCCCGGCGCATCCCGCTCGGCGAGGCGCTGCGCATCGCCCTGCTCGGCCTGGACGAGCGCGTGTCGGCCGCCCGTGCCCTCCAGATCGGCCTGGTCAGCGAGGTGCTGCCGGGCGAGGAACTGTGGGACCGGGCCGACGAGATCGCGCGCCTCATCGCCGCCAAACCGCCCGCCGCGATCCAGGGCACCGTGCGGGCGATCTGGGAGTCCCTCGACTCGACCCGCACCCAGGCACTGCGCACCGGCCTGTCGTACACCCAGATCGGAAACCCGGCCGGGAAGGCCGGGGTCGACCGCTCCGCGGTTCCCCGGGGGCGGTGGACACTGCGCTGA
- a CDS encoding cytochrome P450, protein MRTTPEPDGTHDGLPAYHFDNRLGGPVLSHQERWDELAGTHSGFRSTVARGYWVVTDGPEVQRALQDWRTFSNRSVTALEADPKFLWIPEMLDPPLHNVWRRLLGRYFSPATVAAREPEIRQVAAELIDALKGRDGADVLDEFARRFPTLIFMRMMGLPEEDLPVFLAWTHELLHLSHAEDPDGARQLTAMREVSAYFEQQIALRRAAPRDDLLSHAMTWTIDGEPIGDRDMHAFCVLMFQAGFDTVPISIGWALYHFATHPEQRAEILADPSLVPTAVEEILRVYSFVVPARKATKDVEIGGCPVRAGEMVMLPLAVTNRDPERYDHPLEVDLHRRDTHHIAFGSGPHRCLGSHLARLELNVAVEEWHRRIPGYRIAPGQELWQHGNMYGIKSLRLQW, encoded by the coding sequence ATGCGTACGACGCCCGAACCCGACGGAACCCACGACGGCCTGCCCGCCTACCACTTCGACAACCGGCTCGGCGGCCCGGTCCTCAGCCACCAGGAGCGCTGGGACGAACTGGCCGGCACCCACTCCGGGTTCCGCAGCACCGTCGCCCGCGGCTACTGGGTCGTCACGGACGGCCCGGAGGTGCAGAGGGCACTCCAGGACTGGCGGACCTTCTCCAACAGGTCGGTCACCGCGCTCGAGGCGGACCCGAAGTTCCTGTGGATCCCCGAGATGCTGGACCCGCCCCTGCACAACGTGTGGCGACGGCTGCTCGGCCGCTACTTCTCGCCGGCCACCGTCGCCGCCCGGGAACCGGAGATCCGCCAGGTCGCGGCGGAGCTGATCGACGCCCTGAAGGGCCGCGACGGCGCCGACGTGCTCGACGAGTTCGCGCGCCGCTTCCCGACCCTGATCTTCATGCGCATGATGGGCCTGCCGGAGGAGGATCTGCCCGTCTTCCTCGCCTGGACCCACGAGCTGCTGCACCTGTCCCACGCCGAGGACCCGGACGGCGCCCGGCAGCTGACCGCCATGCGGGAGGTGTCCGCGTACTTCGAGCAGCAGATCGCCCTGCGCCGCGCGGCGCCGCGCGACGACCTGCTCTCGCACGCCATGACCTGGACGATCGACGGCGAGCCGATCGGCGACCGGGACATGCACGCCTTCTGCGTCCTGATGTTCCAGGCGGGCTTCGACACGGTCCCGATCTCGATCGGCTGGGCGCTGTACCACTTCGCCACGCATCCGGAGCAGCGGGCGGAGATCCTCGCCGACCCGTCGCTCGTCCCCACCGCGGTGGAGGAGATACTCCGCGTCTACTCGTTCGTCGTCCCGGCCCGCAAGGCGACGAAGGACGTCGAGATCGGCGGCTGTCCGGTCAGGGCGGGCGAGATGGTGATGCTCCCGCTGGCGGTCACCAACCGCGATCCGGAGCGCTACGACCACCCGCTGGAGGTGGACCTGCACCGCAGGGACACCCACCACATCGCGTTCGGCTCGGGCCCGCACCGCTGCCTGGGCTCGCACCTCGCCCGCCTCGAACTCAACGTGGCGGTCGAGGAATGGCACCGGCGCATCCCCGGCTACCGGATCGCACCCGGCCAGGAGCTCTGGCAGCACGGGAACATGTACGGCATCAAGTCGCTCCGGCTCCAGTGGTGA
- a CDS encoding VOC family protein, which translates to MTPPLRATDLYHTGIVVPDVDAWKDRMGEVAGHRWTATMSAELPVRLADGDRVLNLRYAYSLDAPHIELVQEIPGTPWTASEHLATHHLGYFCDDLTTASHRLAESGFALEACAVIDGTPSVFAYHLAPSGLRIEIVDRARIPDFSAYLRSKTPQ; encoded by the coding sequence ATGACTCCTCCCCTCCGAGCGACGGACCTGTACCACACCGGCATCGTCGTCCCGGACGTCGACGCCTGGAAGGACCGGATGGGCGAGGTCGCCGGACACCGGTGGACCGCGACCATGTCCGCGGAGCTGCCGGTCCGGCTGGCGGACGGCGACCGGGTGCTGAACCTCCGCTACGCGTACTCGCTGGACGCCCCGCACATCGAACTCGTCCAGGAGATCCCCGGGACACCGTGGACGGCGTCCGAGCACCTCGCGACGCACCACCTCGGCTACTTCTGCGACGACCTCACGACGGCGTCGCACCGGCTGGCGGAGTCGGGCTTCGCCCTGGAGGCCTGCGCGGTGATCGACGGGACACCCTCGGTCTTCGCCTACCACCTGGCCCCCTCCGGGCTCCGGATCGAGATCGTGGACCGCGCCCGGATCCCCGACTTCTCCGCCTACCTGCGGTCGAAGACGCCCCAGTGA
- a CDS encoding SDR family NAD(P)-dependent oxidoreductase, with amino-acid sequence MSDADSLDADSLDTARLFDLSGKVALVTGGSRGLGREMVRAFAAAGADVVIASRKLPACETVAAEVRDLGRRALPVAAHVGHWDDLGRLADTAYEEFGKVDVLVNNAGMSPLAPSSEETGEELFDKVIGVNFKGPFRLTSLIGRRMSEGDGGSIINVSSSGALFPQPRFGPYAGAKAALNALTTVFALEYGPKVRVNTLSAGPFLTDISQAWSEEKRRSTRSAIGRPGRPEEIIGTALYLASDASSYTTGSLIRVDGGLY; translated from the coding sequence ATGAGCGACGCCGACTCCCTCGACGCCGACTCCCTCGACACGGCCCGTCTGTTCGACCTGTCCGGCAAGGTCGCGCTCGTCACCGGCGGCAGCCGGGGCCTGGGGCGGGAGATGGTGCGCGCGTTCGCCGCCGCGGGCGCCGACGTGGTGATCGCCAGCCGCAAACTCCCCGCCTGCGAGACGGTCGCGGCGGAGGTCCGCGACCTCGGCCGGCGCGCGCTGCCGGTCGCCGCGCACGTGGGCCACTGGGACGACCTCGGCCGGCTGGCCGACACCGCCTACGAGGAGTTCGGGAAGGTCGACGTCCTCGTCAACAACGCCGGTATGTCACCGCTGGCGCCCTCTTCGGAGGAGACCGGCGAGGAACTGTTCGACAAGGTGATCGGGGTCAACTTCAAGGGCCCTTTCCGGCTCACCTCGCTGATCGGGCGCCGGATGTCCGAGGGCGACGGCGGCTCGATCATCAACGTCTCCTCCTCGGGAGCGCTGTTCCCCCAGCCGAGGTTCGGCCCCTACGCCGGCGCCAAGGCCGCGCTCAACGCGCTGACCACCGTCTTCGCTCTGGAGTACGGCCCGAAGGTGCGCGTCAACACCCTCTCGGCCGGGCCCTTCCTGACCGACATCTCCCAGGCCTGGTCCGAGGAGAAGCGCCGGAGCACGCGCAGCGCGATCGGCCGGCCCGGTCGGCCGGAGGAGATCATCGGCACGGCGCTGTACCTGGCGAGCGACGCCTCCAGCTACACCACGGGGTCACTGATCCGGGTGGACGGCGGGCTGTACTGA